Proteins encoded by one window of Kribbella flavida DSM 17836:
- a CDS encoding peptidoglycan DD-metalloendopeptidase family protein, with protein sequence MLKRILSVLASLLVGAATLVAVPTEAQAAPNFKAPYPCGQRWTYSHHSAEVRRALDFVRADGGVTNGTPVLASAAGVATRYSQPSGAGNYIAIDHGGGWKTYYFHLGVFSVASGAYVAQGQQIGTTGSTGNSSGPHIHYEQLYNGVGQNIVINGSGLAYPGSYNQYFLTSDNGCGGSGGSFMTWGSGIRIRSDARLSAPVVGTLAGPTQVWVVCQKQGDTVTAEGYTNNWWSKLRDQNGFITNIYIDHPAAQLPGVPIC encoded by the coding sequence GTGCTCAAACGGATTCTCAGTGTTCTGGCCTCACTCCTGGTCGGTGCCGCCACGCTGGTGGCGGTACCGACCGAGGCGCAGGCCGCGCCCAACTTCAAAGCCCCCTACCCCTGTGGTCAGCGCTGGACCTACAGCCACCACTCCGCCGAGGTCCGCCGCGCCCTGGACTTCGTCCGCGCGGACGGTGGCGTCACGAACGGAACGCCGGTACTCGCTTCGGCGGCCGGTGTCGCGACCCGGTACTCCCAGCCCAGCGGAGCCGGCAACTACATCGCGATCGATCACGGCGGCGGCTGGAAGACCTACTACTTCCACCTCGGCGTCTTCTCCGTGGCCAGTGGCGCGTACGTCGCCCAGGGCCAGCAGATCGGAACCACCGGCAGTACCGGCAACTCCTCCGGCCCGCACATCCACTACGAGCAGCTGTACAACGGCGTCGGCCAGAACATCGTCATCAACGGATCAGGTCTGGCCTACCCCGGCTCGTACAACCAGTACTTCCTCACCAGCGACAACGGGTGCGGCGGCAGTGGTGGCAGTTTCATGACCTGGGGATCCGGCATCCGGATCCGCTCCGACGCCCGGCTGTCCGCTCCGGTCGTGGGCACGCTGGCCGGCCCGACGCAGGTCTGGGTGGTCTGCCAGAAGCAGGGCGACACGGTCACCGCCGAGGGCTACACCAACAACTGGTGGTCCAAGCTGCGTGACCAGAACGGCTTCATCACCAACATCTACATCGACCACCCGGCGGCGCAGCTGCCCGGCGTCCCGATCTGCTGA
- a CDS encoding S1 family peptidase — protein MKILVSTALVASLLAVPAQAMAASPEQPLAVPRQTAALQKDLGLTEQQVKELLRAEAAATKLVPAAQRAAGTAFGGTWYDAARQKLVVGVTSPAAADAVRATGAEASVVPVTAAVLDRRKAAVDKLAGTNVPAAVSGWSADPRTGTVVVNVQAGKRSAAVDAFVDKVAKAGAVSVREVAAQAPRTFAAGTVGGDPYYTGNVRCSIGFSVHGGFVTAGHCSGAGARTRGWDGSAQGVFRGSSFPGNDYAWVQVDSGWWTVPVVLGWGQVSDQLVRGSWEAPVGTSVCRSGSTTHWHCGHIRAKNETVNYGNGQLFYGATKTSVCAEGGDSGGSFITGDQAQGVTSGGWGNCSSGGETWFQPVNEILGAYGLTLHTA, from the coding sequence ATGAAGATCTTGGTGTCCACCGCGCTGGTTGCGAGCCTGCTGGCCGTGCCCGCGCAGGCGATGGCCGCGTCCCCCGAGCAGCCGCTCGCGGTGCCGCGGCAGACCGCCGCCCTGCAGAAGGATCTCGGTCTGACCGAGCAGCAGGTCAAGGAGCTGCTCAGGGCCGAGGCCGCGGCGACGAAGCTGGTCCCGGCCGCCCAGCGAGCAGCCGGTACGGCGTTCGGCGGCACCTGGTACGACGCCGCCCGGCAGAAGCTGGTCGTCGGAGTGACCTCGCCGGCCGCGGCCGACGCGGTCCGTGCGACCGGAGCCGAGGCGTCCGTCGTGCCGGTGACCGCGGCGGTGCTCGACCGGCGCAAGGCGGCCGTCGACAAGCTGGCCGGCACGAACGTGCCGGCGGCGGTGAGCGGCTGGTCGGCCGACCCGAGGACCGGCACCGTCGTGGTCAACGTCCAGGCGGGCAAGCGCTCCGCGGCGGTCGATGCCTTCGTTGACAAAGTCGCCAAGGCCGGCGCGGTGAGCGTGCGGGAGGTCGCGGCCCAGGCCCCCCGGACCTTCGCGGCGGGCACGGTCGGGGGAGACCCGTACTACACCGGCAACGTCCGCTGCTCGATCGGCTTCTCCGTGCACGGCGGCTTCGTCACCGCCGGCCACTGCTCGGGTGCCGGGGCCCGGACCCGGGGCTGGGACGGTTCGGCCCAGGGTGTCTTCCGCGGATCGTCCTTCCCCGGCAACGACTACGCCTGGGTCCAGGTCGACAGTGGCTGGTGGACCGTGCCGGTCGTGCTCGGCTGGGGCCAGGTCAGCGACCAGCTCGTCCGCGGCTCCTGGGAGGCCCCGGTCGGTACGTCGGTCTGCCGCAGCGGGTCGACCACCCACTGGCACTGCGGCCACATCCGGGCCAAGAACGAGACGGTGAACTACGGCAACGGCCAGCTCTTCTACGGCGCGACCAAGACCAGCGTCTGCGCCGAGGGTGGTGACTCCGGCGGTTCGTTCATCACCGGTGACCAGGCCCAGGGCGTCACGTCCGGCGGTTGGGGCAACTGCTCCAGCGGCGGCGAGACCTGGTTCCAGCCGGTCAACGAGATCCTCGGAGCGTACGGGCTGACCCTGCACACCGCCTGA
- a CDS encoding LuxR C-terminal-related transcriptional regulator: MRVVILEDNPILAEGLGLLLGNSGFEVVAVAGDAAEFARALDEQSPQIAIVDVRLPPTFTDEGLRAAIEARRVRPGLPVLVFSQYVEEVYAAELLASGSEGVGYLLKDRVSRVDEFLEAVRRVAAGGTVLDPEVVSQLMTKRNDPLDRLTPREREVLALMAEGLGNAAIADKLVISEGAVHKHVGNVFLKLDLPPTDSGHRRVLAVLAHLGL, encoded by the coding sequence GTGCGGGTCGTGATCCTCGAGGACAACCCGATTCTCGCCGAGGGGCTCGGCCTGCTGCTCGGCAACTCCGGCTTCGAAGTGGTCGCCGTCGCCGGTGACGCCGCCGAGTTCGCCCGTGCGCTCGACGAGCAGTCGCCGCAGATCGCGATCGTCGACGTCCGGCTGCCGCCGACGTTCACCGACGAGGGGTTGCGCGCCGCGATCGAGGCCCGCCGGGTCCGGCCCGGGCTGCCGGTCCTGGTCTTCTCGCAGTACGTCGAGGAGGTGTACGCCGCCGAGTTGCTTGCCTCCGGCAGCGAAGGGGTCGGGTACCTGCTCAAGGACCGGGTCTCCCGGGTGGACGAGTTCCTCGAGGCGGTCCGCCGGGTCGCCGCGGGCGGCACGGTGCTCGACCCCGAGGTGGTCAGCCAGCTGATGACGAAGCGGAACGACCCGCTGGACCGGCTGACCCCGCGCGAGCGCGAGGTGCTCGCGCTGATGGCAGAGGGGTTGGGCAACGCGGCGATCGCCGACAAGCTGGTGATCAGCGAGGGCGCCGTGCACAAGCACGTCGGCAACGTCTTCCTCAAGCTGGACCTGCCGCCGACCGACTCCGGCCACCGCCGCGTCCTCGCGGTGCTGGCGCACCTCGGTCTGTAA
- a CDS encoding sensor histidine kinase — protein sequence MLTKILRRGWTAAGYLLTRFALGIALLAAAPIGLLLSWAVPGLTAGLVELANAERAKASRYLGLPEEPPLPKAATRKPGDFVTLAKDRSVRRSLWLLPMVLLTVPGLFVATIALFAAPGGLIGIALWQLDPGEFTMMGVPVDSWLDALVLGPAQVLVGLAFLGWVTPAVASGYARGLRRLLAPSQAELETARLAQRVDELTKSRAGAVDSHGAELRRIERDLHDGTQAQLVSLAMRIGVAKQLMANDPEKAAQLLDDARDGAEQAMTELRGVLRTMYPPILQDRGLAGAVSALSARSPIPVDLRVGDLGQVPAAVEAAAYFVVAESLTNVSKHSAAGRVDLLLERRGAELYLSITDDGIGGARVGDQPDLLGRGSGLRGMVHRVEAIDGRMELTSPIGGPTTVEVILPCGS from the coding sequence ATGCTCACGAAGATCCTGCGGCGCGGCTGGACGGCCGCCGGCTACCTGCTCACGCGGTTCGCCCTCGGGATCGCCTTGCTGGCGGCGGCGCCGATCGGCCTGCTGCTGAGCTGGGCGGTGCCCGGCCTCACCGCGGGTCTGGTCGAGCTGGCCAACGCTGAACGCGCCAAGGCGAGCCGGTACCTCGGTCTGCCGGAGGAGCCGCCGCTGCCGAAGGCTGCCACCCGAAAGCCGGGTGACTTCGTCACCCTGGCCAAGGACCGCTCCGTACGACGCAGCCTGTGGTTGCTGCCGATGGTTCTGCTGACCGTGCCGGGGCTGTTCGTGGCCACGATCGCTCTGTTCGCCGCGCCCGGCGGCCTGATCGGGATCGCCCTGTGGCAGCTGGACCCCGGCGAGTTCACCATGATGGGCGTGCCGGTGGACAGCTGGCTGGACGCGCTGGTCCTCGGACCGGCGCAGGTGCTGGTCGGCCTGGCCTTTCTCGGGTGGGTCACTCCCGCAGTGGCGAGTGGATACGCCCGCGGGCTGCGCCGACTGCTCGCGCCGAGCCAGGCCGAGTTGGAGACCGCCAGACTCGCCCAGCGGGTGGACGAGCTCACCAAGAGCCGCGCCGGAGCCGTTGACTCGCACGGTGCCGAGCTGCGCCGCATCGAGCGGGACCTGCACGACGGCACGCAGGCTCAGCTCGTCTCCCTGGCGATGCGGATCGGTGTCGCCAAGCAACTGATGGCCAACGACCCGGAGAAGGCCGCTCAGCTCCTCGACGACGCCCGTGACGGCGCGGAGCAGGCGATGACCGAGCTGCGCGGCGTACTGCGGACCATGTACCCGCCGATCCTGCAGGACCGAGGCCTGGCCGGCGCGGTGTCGGCCCTGTCCGCGCGCAGCCCGATCCCGGTCGACCTGCGGGTCGGTGACCTCGGCCAGGTCCCCGCGGCGGTCGAGGCCGCGGCGTACTTCGTGGTGGCCGAGTCGCTGACCAACGTCTCCAAGCACTCGGCGGCCGGCCGGGTCGACCTGCTGCTCGAGCGCCGAGGGGCGGAGCTGTACCTGTCGATCACCGACGACGGCATCGGCGGGGCCCGGGTCGGCGACCAGCCGGACCTGCTCGGCCGGGGCAGCGGCCTGCGTGGCATGGTTCACCGGGTGGAAGCGATCGACGGACGGATGGAATTGACCAGCCCGATCGGCGGGCCGACGACGGTCGAGGTGATCCTGCCGTGCGGGTCGTGA
- a CDS encoding N-acetylmuramoyl-L-alanine amidase, whose translation MGKTAARVPRLTAVLAVAAAGALAFSALPSNAAQPAPQTGAPSLAEAFRTAATQYDVPRELLVGIGYAESHLDGHNGLPSQANGYGVMHLASNPVNPTLSEAAKITGLPVEQLAKDTGSNILGAAAVLDAYADRAGLAGAARQDLGKWYSVVAQYSHSADGPTARLYTDEVYRIIGQGVGAAGVSIQPKKVTPDRGKYTNVAPLGTRTPSSIAAVDYPGAIWNPASTSNYRVGRTAAISTIVIHVTQGSYTGTISWFKNPASQVSAHYVIRSSDGQVTQMVAEKDTAWHARSTNPYTVGIEHEGWVDQPSWFTDAMYRSSAALTRSIADRRGIPKDRAHIRGHNELPDNDHTDPGPNWNWTYYMQLVNGGTPTSNFTTYGSGVRVRSDARLSAPIVTTLAGPTRVYVTCQKQGDTVTAEGTTNNWWSKLRDQGGFMTNIYIDHPDAKLPGVPICP comes from the coding sequence ATGGGTAAGACTGCCGCCCGCGTCCCCCGATTGACCGCCGTACTCGCCGTCGCCGCCGCCGGCGCCCTCGCGTTCAGCGCACTGCCCAGCAACGCCGCCCAGCCGGCGCCGCAGACCGGTGCTCCCAGCCTCGCCGAGGCTTTCCGGACCGCGGCCACCCAGTACGACGTACCGCGCGAGCTGCTGGTCGGCATCGGCTACGCCGAGTCCCACCTCGACGGCCACAACGGTTTGCCCAGCCAGGCCAACGGCTACGGCGTCATGCACCTGGCCAGCAACCCGGTCAACCCGACGCTGTCCGAAGCGGCCAAGATCACCGGTCTGCCGGTCGAGCAGCTCGCCAAGGACACCGGGTCGAACATTCTCGGCGCCGCCGCTGTGCTCGACGCGTACGCCGACCGCGCGGGCCTGGCCGGGGCCGCCCGCCAGGACCTCGGCAAGTGGTACTCCGTCGTCGCGCAGTACTCGCACTCGGCCGACGGTCCGACCGCCCGGCTCTACACCGACGAGGTCTACCGGATCATCGGCCAGGGCGTCGGCGCCGCGGGCGTCTCGATCCAGCCGAAGAAGGTGACGCCGGACCGCGGCAAGTACACGAACGTCGCTCCGCTCGGCACCCGGACGCCGAGCTCGATCGCGGCGGTGGACTACCCGGGCGCGATCTGGAACCCGGCCAGCACCAGCAACTACCGGGTCGGCCGGACCGCGGCGATCAGCACGATCGTGATCCACGTGACCCAGGGCTCGTACACCGGCACGATCAGCTGGTTCAAGAACCCGGCGTCCCAGGTCAGCGCGCACTACGTGATCCGCTCCAGCGACGGCCAGGTCACCCAGATGGTGGCCGAGAAGGACACCGCCTGGCACGCCCGCAGCACCAACCCGTACACGGTCGGCATCGAGCACGAGGGCTGGGTCGACCAGCCGTCGTGGTTCACCGACGCGATGTACCGCTCGTCGGCGGCGCTGACCAGGAGCATCGCCGACCGGCGCGGCATCCCGAAGGACCGGGCGCACATCCGCGGCCACAACGAGCTGCCGGACAACGACCACACCGACCCGGGGCCGAACTGGAACTGGACCTACTACATGCAGCTGGTGAACGGCGGCACGCCGACGTCCAACTTCACCACCTACGGCAGCGGGGTCCGGGTTCGCTCTGACGCCCGGCTGAGCGCGCCGATCGTGACCACGCTGGCCGGCCCCACGCGGGTCTACGTCACCTGCCAGAAGCAGGGCGACACGGTGACCGCCGAGGGCACCACCAACAACTGGTGGTCGAAGCTGCGTGACCAGGGCGGCTTCATGACCAACATCTACATCGACCACCCGGACGCCAAGCTGCCCGGCGTTCCGATCTGTCCCTGA
- a CDS encoding amidohydrolase family protein, protein MTTASGVLRLVGTVLPAGERQEIHLSGGLVVDRPAAADVSTVSTGGWIVPGLVDAHCHIGLDQHGAVDQVTQEQQAIADRDAGALLVRDAGSAADTRWIDDREDLPKIIRAGRHLARSKRYLRNYGWEIEPDELVAYVEQEARRSDGWVKLVGDWIDRDAGDLTPCWPAEALTAAIARAHELGARVTAHVFGEHALPDLLAAGIDCLEHATGLRPEMLDEMAARGVAIVPTIIQLENFPGYADQAEAKFPRYAAHMRDLFARRHETLRHAVEAGVPVYAGTDAGGVLGHGLVAAEIQALTQIGMTGEQALGAGSWAAREWLGVPGELVPGAPADLVVYDEDPRRDPAVLDSPRLIVLRGRIVKG, encoded by the coding sequence ATGACGACCGCGTCCGGAGTACTCAGGCTCGTCGGCACGGTGCTGCCGGCCGGCGAGCGGCAGGAAATCCACCTCAGCGGCGGGCTGGTCGTCGACCGGCCCGCCGCTGCTGACGTCAGTACGGTGAGCACCGGCGGCTGGATCGTGCCGGGCCTGGTCGACGCGCACTGCCACATCGGCCTCGACCAGCACGGCGCGGTCGACCAGGTCACCCAGGAGCAGCAGGCGATCGCCGACCGGGACGCCGGCGCGCTGCTGGTCCGCGACGCCGGCTCGGCCGCCGACACCCGCTGGATCGACGACCGCGAGGATCTGCCGAAGATCATCCGGGCCGGCCGGCACCTCGCCCGGTCCAAGCGCTACCTGCGCAACTACGGCTGGGAGATCGAGCCGGACGAGCTGGTCGCGTACGTCGAGCAGGAGGCCCGCCGCTCGGACGGCTGGGTCAAGCTGGTCGGCGACTGGATCGATCGGGACGCCGGCGACCTGACGCCCTGCTGGCCGGCCGAGGCGCTGACCGCCGCGATCGCGCGCGCCCACGAGCTCGGGGCCCGGGTCACCGCGCACGTCTTCGGCGAGCACGCCCTGCCGGACCTGCTGGCTGCCGGCATCGACTGCCTGGAGCACGCGACCGGGCTACGGCCGGAGATGCTCGACGAGATGGCCGCCCGCGGGGTCGCCATCGTGCCGACGATCATCCAGCTGGAGAACTTCCCGGGCTACGCCGACCAAGCCGAGGCGAAGTTCCCGCGGTACGCCGCCCACATGCGGGACCTGTTCGCCCGCCGCCACGAGACCCTGCGTCACGCGGTCGAGGCCGGAGTCCCGGTGTACGCCGGGACGGACGCGGGCGGTGTGCTCGGGCATGGTCTGGTCGCGGCCGAGATCCAGGCACTGACCCAGATCGGGATGACCGGTGAGCAGGCGCTCGGGGCCGGGTCCTGGGCGGCCCGCGAGTGGCTCGGCGTACCGGGGGAGCTGGTGCCCGGGGCACCGGCCGACCTGGTGGTCTACGACGAGGATCCGCGCCGTGATCCGGCGGTGCTGGACAGCCCGCGGCTGATCGTGCTGCGCGGCCGGATCGTCAAGGGCTGA
- a CDS encoding lytic transglycosylase domain-containing protein — MIVPQRPGVDGRIGSDKPARADVPVQGATDGSSVVRPGRPNAVNGIPRGVFPAYRRATANLAVVRPNCGLTWPLLAGIGKVESNHASGGRVDVAGTTRGRLLGPVLNGKAGLGRIPDTDRGRYDTDRVWDRAVGPMQIIPGVWNEFGADGNGDTFRNPNNVYDAVTTVAVYLCSEGDDLKRPRDLVAALLRYQHSKDFVATVLRWMRVYSKSAVLIPNAKGNLSAPKPTGNAERKVDPRQVPEVPDDTLPTTGTATPKPGPSTPVEVTPSIPDPIEETTPTERPTPRPTRTPPSARPTSTPTPTEDTPTPTPTPTPTQDTPTPTPSDTPTPSDTPSGSPCTGEGNPTPCTQGSGSHG, encoded by the coding sequence ATGATCGTTCCGCAGCGTCCCGGAGTGGACGGCCGGATCGGATCTGACAAGCCTGCCCGTGCCGACGTGCCCGTCCAGGGTGCGACCGACGGAAGTTCGGTCGTCCGCCCTGGCCGCCCGAACGCCGTCAACGGCATCCCGCGCGGTGTCTTCCCCGCGTACCGCCGCGCCACCGCGAACCTCGCCGTCGTCCGGCCGAACTGCGGCCTCACCTGGCCGCTGCTGGCCGGCATCGGCAAGGTCGAGTCGAACCACGCCAGCGGCGGCCGGGTCGACGTGGCCGGCACCACCCGCGGCCGGCTGCTCGGCCCGGTGCTGAACGGCAAGGCCGGCCTGGGCAGGATCCCCGACACCGACCGCGGCCGGTACGACACCGACCGCGTCTGGGACCGGGCCGTCGGCCCGATGCAGATCATCCCCGGCGTCTGGAACGAGTTCGGCGCCGACGGCAACGGTGACACCTTCCGCAACCCGAACAACGTGTACGACGCGGTCACCACGGTCGCGGTCTACCTGTGCTCCGAGGGCGACGACCTGAAGCGCCCGCGGGACCTGGTCGCCGCCCTGCTGCGGTACCAGCACAGCAAGGACTTCGTCGCCACCGTGCTGCGCTGGATGCGCGTCTACAGCAAGAGCGCCGTCCTGATCCCGAACGCGAAGGGCAACCTGTCCGCGCCGAAGCCGACCGGCAACGCCGAGCGCAAGGTCGACCCGCGCCAGGTCCCCGAGGTGCCGGACGACACCTTGCCCACCACCGGCACCGCGACACCGAAGCCGGGGCCGAGCACGCCGGTCGAGGTGACGCCGTCGATCCCGGACCCGATCGAGGAGACGACGCCGACCGAGCGGCCGACCCCGCGGCCGACCCGGACGCCGCCGTCGGCCCGGCCGACGTCGACGCCGACGCCGACCGAGGACACCCCGACGCCCACCCCGACGCCGACGCCGACGCAGGACACCCCGACGCCGACGCCGAGCGACACCCCGACCCCGTCGGACACGCCGTCCGGGTCGCCCTGCACGGGCGAGGGCAACCCCACACCGTGCACCCAGGGCAGCGGGTCGCACGGCTGA
- a CDS encoding lytic transglycosylase domain-containing protein: MRQQFRDLDTWRGKLTATWICLAPPAAMVAVFVAGGVPSNTFVVDSHALSQPRQDSIFDALAQDVPNQPGADGSVGTEKRSSIEVPVTGATDSLQQPTVGPAGSVSGIPGTLLAAYQKAANDLAVAKPGCHITWPLLAGIGKVESAHASGGRVDSAGNTRGQILGPVLDGGPGMAAISDTDQGRFDGNTRWDRAVGPMQFIPGTWNGFGADGNGDGVKNPHNVFDATRAAGDYLCSGSSDLSKPQGLVQAVLRYNHSMEYVSTVLRWMKSYSDSAVTTPDGDGVIDPPAGDNGNVDQDDDPAQVPDNDGTTPGSSATTSTSSPTSPATTAPTTAPTTAPTTVPSTVPTQPTRSPTLTPRPSSPPTSRPTSRPPSTSVPTTQTKPPAPTLTPTSTHTQTQNTPTPTPTPTPTPTPTPTPTPTPTPTPTPTPTDTPTPCGPNETPPTADPTQTPAPVPSCTATPSGQQSTQSEHTGSPSPTDAPQKKTSPTP; this comes from the coding sequence ATGAGGCAGCAGTTCAGGGATCTCGACACGTGGCGGGGCAAGTTGACCGCGACGTGGATCTGCCTGGCTCCGCCTGCCGCGATGGTCGCCGTGTTCGTCGCCGGCGGCGTTCCCTCCAACACCTTCGTGGTCGACTCGCACGCGCTCAGCCAGCCGCGCCAGGACTCGATCTTCGACGCCCTGGCGCAGGACGTGCCGAACCAGCCCGGCGCCGACGGCAGCGTCGGCACCGAGAAGCGCTCCTCAATCGAGGTCCCGGTCACCGGGGCCACCGACAGCTTGCAGCAGCCGACCGTCGGTCCGGCCGGCTCGGTCTCCGGTATCCCTGGCACGCTGCTCGCGGCGTACCAGAAGGCGGCCAACGACCTGGCCGTCGCCAAGCCCGGCTGCCACATCACCTGGCCGCTGCTGGCCGGCATCGGCAAGGTCGAGTCCGCGCACGCCAGCGGCGGCCGGGTCGACAGCGCCGGCAACACCCGCGGCCAGATCCTCGGCCCGGTGCTCGACGGCGGCCCGGGCATGGCTGCGATCAGCGACACCGACCAGGGCCGGTTCGACGGCAACACCCGGTGGGACCGCGCGGTCGGCCCGATGCAGTTCATCCCCGGCACCTGGAACGGGTTCGGCGCCGACGGCAACGGCGACGGCGTGAAGAACCCGCACAACGTCTTCGACGCGACCCGGGCGGCCGGCGACTACCTCTGCTCGGGCAGCTCCGACCTGAGCAAGCCGCAGGGCCTGGTCCAGGCGGTACTGCGCTACAACCACTCGATGGAGTACGTGTCCACGGTGCTGCGCTGGATGAAGTCGTACAGCGACTCCGCGGTCACCACGCCCGACGGTGACGGCGTGATCGACCCGCCGGCCGGCGACAACGGCAACGTGGACCAGGACGACGACCCGGCGCAGGTGCCTGACAACGACGGCACCACGCCGGGATCATCCGCGACGACCAGCACCTCGAGCCCGACCAGCCCGGCGACGACGGCCCCGACGACGGCCCCGACGACCGCGCCGACCACCGTGCCGTCGACGGTTCCGACCCAGCCGACCCGGTCGCCCACGCTGACCCCGCGTCCGAGTTCGCCGCCGACTTCCCGGCCCACCTCGCGGCCGCCGTCCACCAGCGTCCCGACGACGCAGACCAAGCCGCCGGCGCCCACGCTGACCCCGACGTCGACGCACACCCAGACGCAGAACACTCCGACGCCGACGCCCACTCCGACGCCCACTCCGACGCCGACCCCCACGCCGACACCCACGCCGACACCCACGCCCACCCCGACGCCGACGGACACCCCCACGCCGTGCGGTCCGAACGAGACGCCGCCGACCGCCGACCCGACGCAGACTCCCGCGCCCGTGCCCAGCTGCACGGCGACGCCGTCCGGCCAGCAGTCGACCCAGTCCGAGCACACCGGCTCGCCGAGCCCGACCGACGCCCCGCAGAAGAAGACGTCCCCCACGCCGTGA
- the ffh gene encoding signal recognition particle protein — translation MFDTLSDRLSAAFKNLRGKGKLTDADIDATAREIRIALLEADVALPVVKEFIAAVKERASGAEVRGGLNPAQQVIKIVNEELVTILGGATRELRMAKKPPTVIMLAGLQGAGKTTLAGKLAKWLKETRHQTPMLVAADLQRPNAVTQLQVVGQRAGVPVFAPEPGNGVGDPVEVARRAMDEARTKQHSVVIVDTAGRLGVDEELMKQAADIRDAVSPDEILFVVDAMIGQDAVTTAQAFLDGVGFDGVVLSKLDGDARGGAALSIAQVTGRQVMFASNGEKLEDFDVFHPDRMASRILGMGDVMSLIEQAERTFDADQAAKTAAKLQKKGGKDFTLDDFLAQMQSVRKMGPLTKIFGMLPGAAQFKDQLENFDEREIDRIEAVIHSMTPAERADPHIINGSRRARIAKGSGTEVATVSGLVERFFEARKMMSAMASGKGLPGMPGMPGMPGMPGAGGGKKGKQQAKKGKKRGSGNPAKRANPGAGRPAEPQPGELPAAFGGGNFAGGNFELPDAFKNLVDGKDEK, via the coding sequence GTGTTCGACACGCTTTCCGACCGTCTTTCCGCCGCGTTCAAGAATCTGCGGGGCAAGGGCAAGCTGACCGACGCCGACATCGACGCGACCGCCCGGGAGATCCGGATCGCGTTGCTGGAGGCCGATGTCGCGTTGCCGGTGGTGAAGGAGTTCATCGCGGCGGTCAAGGAGCGGGCCAGTGGGGCCGAGGTGCGCGGGGGGCTGAACCCGGCGCAGCAGGTGATCAAGATCGTCAACGAGGAACTGGTCACGATCCTCGGTGGTGCGACGCGTGAGCTGCGGATGGCGAAGAAGCCGCCGACGGTGATCATGCTCGCGGGTCTGCAGGGTGCCGGTAAGACGACGCTGGCCGGCAAGCTCGCGAAGTGGCTGAAGGAGACCCGGCACCAGACGCCGATGCTGGTCGCCGCCGACCTGCAGCGGCCGAACGCCGTGACGCAGCTCCAGGTGGTCGGCCAGCGGGCCGGCGTACCGGTGTTCGCGCCGGAGCCGGGCAACGGCGTCGGCGACCCGGTCGAGGTGGCCCGCCGGGCGATGGACGAGGCGCGGACCAAGCAGCACAGCGTGGTGATCGTCGACACGGCCGGCCGGCTGGGTGTCGACGAGGAACTGATGAAGCAGGCCGCGGACATCCGCGACGCCGTGTCGCCGGACGAGATCCTGTTCGTGGTCGACGCGATGATCGGTCAGGACGCGGTCACCACGGCCCAGGCGTTCCTGGACGGCGTCGGCTTCGACGGCGTGGTGCTGTCCAAGCTGGACGGCGACGCCCGCGGTGGTGCCGCGCTGTCGATCGCGCAGGTCACCGGCCGTCAGGTGATGTTCGCCTCGAACGGCGAGAAGCTCGAGGACTTCGACGTCTTCCACCCCGACCGGATGGCCTCGCGCATCCTCGGCATGGGCGACGTGATGAGCCTGATCGAGCAGGCCGAGCGCACCTTCGACGCCGACCAGGCGGCCAAGACCGCGGCCAAGCTGCAGAAGAAGGGCGGCAAGGACTTCACCCTGGACGACTTCCTCGCCCAGATGCAGTCGGTGCGCAAGATGGGCCCGCTGACCAAGATCTTCGGCATGCTGCCGGGCGCGGCCCAGTTCAAGGACCAGCTGGAGAACTTCGACGAGCGCGAGATCGACCGGATCGAGGCCGTCATCCACTCGATGACGCCGGCCGAGCGGGCCGATCCGCACATCATCAACGGTTCCCGCCGGGCCCGGATCGCGAAGGGCTCGGGCACCGAGGTCGCGACCGTGAGCGGGCTGGTCGAGCGGTTCTTCGAGGCGCGCAAGATGATGTCCGCGATGGCCAGCGGCAAGGGGCTGCCCGGAATGCCGGGCATGCCCGGGATGCCGGGTATGCCGGGTGCGGGCGGCGGCAAGAAGGGCAAGCAGCAGGCGAAGAAGGGCAAGAAGCGCGGCTCGGGCAACCCGGCCAAGCGGGCGAACCCAGGCGCCGGCCGGCCGGCCGAGCCGCAGCCGGGCGAGCTGCCCGCGGCCTTCGGTGGCGGCAACTTCGCCGGCGGCAACTTCGAACTGCCGGACGCTTTCAAGAACCTGGTGGACGGCAAGGACGAGAAGTAG